The Nocardia sp. BMG51109 nucleotide sequence CGAGAGCGGACTTGTCGATCAACCATGGACGGCTGCTCACGACCATGCACGGCCCATGACATCGGGGTCGTTCAGATCTTTCGCCAGTTCGCTGAGGCGCCTGAGATCGTCCTTGCCGACGGGGATACTGGGCTGGAAATCCCT carries:
- a CDS encoding ribbon-helix-helix protein, CopG family yields the protein MTDILIRDIPDAAIEEVDRRARDVGLSRSEFLRRWIARDFQPSIPVGKDDLRRLSELAKDLNDPDVMGRAWS